In the Gorilla gorilla gorilla isolate KB3781 chromosome 10, NHGRI_mGorGor1-v2.1_pri, whole genome shotgun sequence genome, one interval contains:
- the STRAP gene encoding serine-threonine kinase receptor-associated protein — protein sequence MAMRQTPLTCSGHTRPVVDLAFSGITPYGYFLISACKDGKPMLRQGDTGDWIGTFLGHKGAVWGATLNKDATKAATAAADFTAKVWDAVSGDELMTLAHKHIVKTVDFTQDSNYLLTGGQDKLLRIYDLNKPEAEPKEISGHTSGIKKALWCSEDKQILSADDKTVRLWDHATMTEVKSLNFNMSVSSMEYIPEGEILVITYGRSIAFHSAVSLDPIKSFEAPATINSASLHPEKEFLVAGGEDFKLYKYDYNSGEELESYKGHFGPIHCVRFSPDGELYASGSEDGTLRLWQTVVGKTYGLWKCVLPEEDSGELAKPKIGFPETTEEELEEIASENSDCIYPSAPDVKA from the exons ATGGCAATGAGACAGACGCCGCTCACCTGCTCTGGCCACACGCGGCCCGTGGTTGATTTGGCCTTCAGTGGCATCACGCCTTATGGGTATTTCTTAATCAGCGCTTGCAAAG atgGTAAACCTATGCTACGCCAGGGAGATACAGGAGACTGGATTGGAACATTTTTGGGTCATAAAGGTGCTGTTTGGGGTGCAACACTGAATAAGGATGCCACCAAAGCAGCTACAGCAGCTGCAGATTTCACAGC CAAAGTGTGGGATGCTGTCTCAGGAGATGAATTGATGACCCTGGCTCATAAACACATTGTCAAGACTGTGGATTTCACGCAG GATAGTAATTATTTGTTAACCGGGGGACAGGATAAACTGTTACGCATATATGACTTGAACAAACCTGAAGCAG AACCTAAGGAAATTAGTGGTCATACTTCTGGTATAAAAAAAGCTCTATGGTGCAGTGAGGATAAACAGATTCTTTCTGCTGATGACAAAACTGTTCG ACTTTGGGATCATGCTACTATGACAGAAGTGAAATCTCTAAATTTTAATATGTCTGTTAGTAGTATGGAATATATTCCTGAGGGAGAGATTTTGGTTATAACTTATGGACGATCTATTGCTTTTCATAGTGCAGTAAG tttggacCCAATTAAATCCTTTGAAGCTCCTGCAACCATCAATTCTGCATCTCTTCATCCTGAGAAAGAATTTCTTGTTGCAGGTGGTGAAGATTTTAAACTTTATAAGTATGATTATAATAGTGGAGAAGAATTAG aatccTACAAGGGACACTTTGGTCCTATTCACTGTGTGAGATTTAGTCCTGATGGAGAACTCTATGCCAGTGGTTCAGAAGATGGAACATTGAGACTATGGCAAACTGTGGTAGGAAAAACGTATGGCCTTTGGAAATGTGTGCTTCCTG aaGAAGATAGTGGTGAGCTGGCAAAGCCAAAGATTGGTTTTCCAGAGACAACAGAAGAGGAGCTAG aAGAAATTGCTTCAGAGAATTCAGATTGCATCTATCCTTCAGCTCCTGATGTTAAGGCCTGA